CATAGGTGAGAGTGACTTATAtcgccgactcaataagcCTACCATTTCGAGGATTCGTTTGATTAGGGAGCTGGGAACACAACTACACAAGAAAGAATTAACTCCTTctctataaataaagtaaGTAGTGAAATTGCTCTCTTAAAGGCTGATTCCATGGCTTGAACAATGTGGCTCCACACCATCTCTTAGCTCGAGAGGAGTTTAGTTATAGTGGGACTATAACTATTGTTTATTAGAGGGATTGGTGGTACTTAAGGAGTTAGATGTAACTAGAGGAGCAAAACGGTAATTTTTGGCCTAACTATACTTATGAGCAATTTGTGAAGGGTCATTGCACTGTTGATTGGTTATATCTAATGGAcacaaaatatatctacagtaagAAGAGTGCAACTATTGGTCTTCAGTGGAATGACGGATAGTTAATGAataatgattaatttaattaaatagtttaattaattaatctcacaTCATTTGATCTTTAATCTGTAGGTCCATAAGATCCCCTTGAGctttaaattagttaataaatcATACACCTTTGTTAaacaaactattatatttatttgacgcctataaaatacaaaagataaataatggattttttgtatttatcttTCGttgtataattaaataaacaagttaatttcaaatataataaattattatttatataaatatagcaaaatttcattatCTATAAAGTGTTTATCGGTATtgtgaaatttttgttatatttgattttttttttaaacaattaccATAAACAAATAAGtgggagtttttttttaaaaaataaacgaGAATTAAGCAAGATTAAAACGTTGATGTCaatgaaaaaatagaagtCTTAATATAAACTTAGATGGATgtttcatttaaaagaaaagataacttaaattagaaaataaacattttatgattttaaaattgaacatttttaaatatagccTAACGaactataatatttatataagtaAACCTTCCGACCctatcaataatttttgttatattttacaaatatttttaaccgTTTTgtcaattacaataattttttctttttaaacatattaactgtatttatataaatgacatttttttctatatataaacatcCCTTCACCCTTTACGTCGTTtgtataaatttcataaaaatatcgACACgtcaataaaaatttattaagatGAGATAATATGATACAAGAGGAAGAGGTTGTCCCTTGGGATGAGGATGCCCCACTCTCCATGATGGCAACTCTTTCCATTTGTCAAAAACGACTCAAACAAGCCTTAGATATTTTTCTATCCCTATTTCATTACatcaaatcaacttttaattattcgTCCATTTCATTTTAACTCAACTCCCAAATTTCAACTTCTCATGGAATTCTACACCCTAgcttttctataaaaaaaattgctaaataaaatatagtaaatcaTAGAGTGAACTAAAAGcttaatttaatattgtatcaaaatattaatgatagataaaatttgagtctttttactttgattccatcttaaaaaatatcatgCTAATAGAGATAATTATGCATACATAAATACCTATACCTATGATCAACTTCTTATCTAACCAATGCAAGACTTTGGttacattattaaaaaatctttttattcCGGTTTGATCTCTATATTttagacttaattttaatttaatccacGTGCTTCAAGATGTAAAGATATTTAGTCCTTAAGTCTTGAGTTGTATTTCGATTTGATtaacaagttttaaaatttacacttcaaattataatttagaggaagaaaataacacttaaactaaaagaatgggaaaaaaaaaggtgatatATTAGGAGAAATTTGGgaggaaagaaacaaaagagagcgATGGAGATGGAAAAggtagagaaaagaaatagaattggATGAGGAGATAAGGAGATTGGCGTGGCATAGGCGTCTAACAGTCCCCGTCGGATTAGAGGCTCCACGTGgcaattcctttttttctatttttataattattatcttttaaaatttgttctcatttgtttttatttcttgtgaTTGCTTAATCTCAACAATTGAGTATCAACCATTTCTCTTTAtcatttcccttttcttcctttcttcctttcttctttctccttgTCTCCTCTCCAACCTAGATGGATTCTATTACCACCCGGTTTTCgattaaattataactttagtttctaaacttgtttaatataatttttcaagatATAACAAGAATATATAGGATTAATTCAAGATATAACAAGAATATATAggattaattcaaaatataacaagaaTATATAggattaattcaaaatataaccaGAATATATAggattaatagaaaaaaaaaactttagatGTGGATGATTTGCATGAGAAATAGAAATTGGAAGATGAAGTTTGTGAATTTCACAATTTGAATAACATCAATATGatgatttagattttttttgtaaaggaatttaaaactttatcaTTTTAGTTGAAGCGAAAGACACTTGTCTTGTATAGGTTAATAGCAGTGTCTACTAATTTGATTAGTAAATTAATTGAGAAGATGGTTGATTGAAGTTGAATAGTGGCCTTGTCAATCAAcgttataaaattaaatgctaATATTAGCAATGTATGAGTATGGTCAATGAAGtggtatttattatttaattatttattccatttaaaaataagaataattgtAAAGTAAAGTGGTTTTTGGCGTTTAATTGAATGGAATCTCACtttaaatgaatgaaagaaagGCCTACAATTTGGATCTTCCTCTTTGCACTTTtctaacttattttattttgtgttttcagggagaaaaaaataaaatcccaTATGCTCCTTTTAATTGCTTGCTAACGTTGTGTGCCCTTCACAATGGATATATAAGATGAGCCAATGCTAGCCATGTGGTCATGTCATCGAAAAGTAACATATATGAAAAGACGAAAAGATAACCAAAGTCGGTGGGTTGAGAAATAGACGTGAATAGCAGtatcattctaaaaaaaacttaagctagtggataaaagtaaatttattatatatcacaTAATATTCACTCTCACTTGTTGGCTTGGAAATACGTGAAAGACCTAATGAGTAAAAATGAATATCGATTGGGAAGGAAACAACAATATGTAGTGGTTTGAACATGTAACTTTACTAAACTACCTATTGTGATACCGTCTTAAATCACTGAGTGACacaaaaagtttaataaaggtaaaatgataaatttaattatatatcatctaaCAATCATGTAAACGCTAATGAGTTAGacttattttgaaagatattcatattcattttataaaaattgtcaaaatggATATAACTCAATTAATATTAcctttaattacattttaaattggGTAAACCAATAACATATTCTTTTATGacaacatgaaaagaaaaaaaatcaattaaaaatttgatcatAGAAAGTTCTAATGCTAAAAATATAGTTGCAATTTGAGGGTagcaatatatatttatgatattgCCACtttactaattaataaaacggtgtaatatttttttagaaaatataaatttaaaccatCAAGTTTGAGGTCATATCTCTCATTTTAGcaagatttattgaaaatagagaCATGTTATTTGATGAGAAATACTGAATacgaaaattttaaagaaatgtgGTGACATACCATTGGTGGGTAAGAGAATATGATGGAAGAGATTCAACCAAAAAAACCttgataaatgtaaaatacAAAGTGAAAATAGGGGGAAAAGGGGGAAAATAGATGATAATGAATTTAGTGGAGAAAAAGTAggaatcaattttttttttatttatcttaacattttatttatccaTGTTAgtacaaaaaaatgttgtgagttaattgttgtttgttactaaaaagaaaaataagaaagaaagaaaaaatattgtcatCCATATGTTATTGagacaaaaaaatgaaggtaGAATTATcgattacaaaaataaaaacaaaaacaaaaatagttataaaagcatattatttaaaattcacaaatcacTCCAAACACACTGACTTGTGAACTCTCCAACTATGATCTACGTACGTCTAAATATCCACTACATTACCAACCCTGTAAACACAACCCAAATGGTGGACGAAGAAAAGATGCcaagtaattaataaaataaattagttagGGAAACAAGTGGGTCTTCACTGTAATTGCTTTCAGACTATTTTCACAAattgtgcttttttttttctttctcgaTATTAAAAATGGGGTGAAAGTTGAAACTATTTGTCAAAAAAGTTGAAACACATTGACAATTACTTTCGGctgtaattatttataaataatattgtacATTATTCACCACTCAtcttaaattcttcaaattatgttgcaaataatttttgtttaaaatattattcataaaagGGATTGGAAACACAACGTTtccttctttaattattaaaatacagttaaaaagaagaaagcaaaCAGCATGAAAGTATTAAGATATAAAcatcatagaaaaaaaaaatgttttcgaggtatgaatattaattttattgataataatcaactatataaatttattataatagatttttacaaattaatttgtaaacaGATTTCACCAAAATTGAAAgctcaaaaataaataaatgtttctttaaatatagaatttttataaattttgtatgacACGTAAATTTTATAGtgtttttttatgtgaatatatatttttagtaaatgGTCACagaattaatttttatgattagTCAACCATCTTTTACGTGAAAAGCAGGTTTTTTGTGAATAtaaagtttttcctttttttctttttttaaataaaataaaaataaaaaagttaacttGGAGTCAATTGGGCTTATCCTTAATTTTGGGCGCACATGGTCATCAGCCACGTGCGACGTTCAAATCGTTCTACCACTGTTTTCACggttataattattttcttcaattaacATTTTCCTCACTTTTATATTTACTCCCCGCCattcatttattattctttttccttcttataaaaaaataatcactGCCTACGATTAATTTCACTcctaatttttcaatatattcaCATATGatcttttgtataaataaatataaaaaaaaacaggtaaaataaagtagaaattttgttttgaataataaagatatttataaaatatatcaaaaaatattttaaatagacTATAAAAGactatattttgctattttaaaaaagttttctaaaattatacaATTCTAAAagcatatataaaaaagtgacattttaacttaaataatttaatgtcCTAAAATTTAGGTTCTAGTTGATGTTaagatttcaaaatgaaaaatagaaaaaacatgaaaatatttgaaataaagcaTGAAGTTTAATAGTTTAAGgcctttaattttaattttattattatgtaatgagtaatttcaaattaagttaaataaattcataaatatgtaaaatcCGAttactttagtttatttaaaaaaaagaaagaaaaaacataaaaacacaAATTGACATAAACGAAATCTCAATCACGAACTTCCCAAGGGAGCGATAATGTTTTAATTggttaaatcattttttaaaaacaaaaccctttgagaatgaaaaaaaaagaaaaaaaataatagaccGACACGTGTGAGAAAAGCAAGCAAGAAAGTCGGTGGTGTCACGGTTATAGAAGGCCGCGATATTAATGGAGGGAAAAACGTGGCACGTTGGGAACGGCCACATCAGATCCAAATCACCCGTGAACCTAGCCGCTTTGGGCTCAACTAAATTGTGATGGGGGAAGGGAAGCCTATTTGTTGGCTACTCACCCGTACCCACGTCTTACAACCCAACTTCCCATTTCCCCTTTTTCCCCTAACAAAACTGACCGCTTACCGATACTACCCTTCCCCACCCTCTCCAGTCTTCACTGTTAAAAAGTCCTCTATTCACACCGCGTGATCCTGATGTTAACTTCTTTACTCGGCTTCTAGCgtgagattttttatttatttatctatttatctatttgttttcaattttttaatttgaaaaagtgcGTTTTGAAATTCATTCGTATATAAAGATATCTCAGCAGACGCCTCTTCCTAACTGATAAAGCTTGAAAGAAAGCTACGGCCCTCCTTCCTTTCCAGATTATCCGTCCCAattcttcgtcttcctcttCTGTTTTGGTTTGTTCTATGATTTCTGCTATTTTCTTCGGTATTCGATTCGGTTTTCTAGTTGTGgccttgttttttttttttttttttaattttcttggaAAATTTTCGGAGTATGGGAGAGGAAGTATCTTTTTAATCCGTTGAATTTGTTTTgatcttttgaatttttgttgtttcagGTGAAGTGGAAGAAGATTCAGCTGGTTGGATAAAGTTTCAATAGGCGTTTTCGCTTGGTTTGAAAGATTTTACGGAAGAgtttctctctgtttttgttgattttgttatgCTGATGACAATTTGAATTCGTTTTACGAACTTTTGGTTGTTTTCTTCGTATTTTGGAAATTGAAATGGGAGTGAAGGTTGCTACGACGTGTTTACAATGGTCACAGCCTATTGTTCATCATTCTTCTTGTTATTCGCAAACCCTAGCCTCCATAGTTCCATATCCTTCATCAACGACGCGGCGAAACCGTCGCAATGGAGGCGGGCGTTGTGTTTACTCGCTTAGTCGACCAGGTTTATTCGGAATCCAGCTCACGAAGTTTCAACGGTCTCGTTCTTGCTGCGATTATAAGCCAAGGATTCGGACGATCAGAACAGCGTGTAGTGCCCATATGGAAGACGGTTTCTCAGATGAAGAATTCTCCAAACAGATTCAGGAATTGGCGCTTAGGTTTCAAGTTTCCTCTGATGTGAACAGCAGCCATTTCAACGCTGTGAGTTCGGATTCCGTTTCCGATTCCAGTGTTGATCATGAATTTAATACTGCTGAGTGTTCTTTACAAAATCAGATCCAAATCACACCCCCTCAACTCGTTTCAACAGAATCTCCATGGCCAGAAATCTACCATGAACCTTCGGAATGGACTCAAGAAAGTGAGATAATTCCAGACGATATCGAACGGAAAGCAAACAGTGTTGACCTTCCGTTATCTCTTCGAATCTTGAAGAGGAAAATGCAATGGCATGACGGTATCAGAGAAGCAAGAGAGTCCGCTTATTGTTCAGTGAAGAAGGCATTCTCCTCCATGGTTTTCATGATTAGAGAACTCCACAGCTATTCCCTAAAATTGAGAGAGATCCTCTTTTACGAAGATTTACAAGGCATTCTGAATcgagttgaaaaagaaatgcacGCTTCATTTGTGTGGTTATTCCAGCAAGTTTTCTCACACACTCCAACTTTAATGGTGTATGTGATGATTCTCTTAGCCAATTTCACAGTATATTCCATGGGAAACAACCTTGCaattgcttcttcttcctctccttcCCCTTCTATAACACAGACAGCTGAGGAATCCTTTCAAATCCAAAACCAAAAGCCACAGAAATTCCATTCCTCGACAATCAAGACGTTTTCAGTGTCGGGGAAAACAAATTCCATCGGCGGCGGTAATGGAGGAGGCGGCGGAAAGGTCAGGCCGATTGCCAGTGGAACAGACGGCGATGGATTCAATCGGTCAGTCAACTATCCCACCGTCATGCCGGACGGGACTTCCCAATTGTCGTCGATTGGGGCTTCGGCTGAAGAAGAAACCTCGATAACAGGGGGAATTATCAGAGAAGAGGAGGTTTCTCTATGGAATTCGATTCTGAAAGAAGCTTCGGAAATGAGATCTGCTATGAGAAATGAAGCAATCGATGAAGAAACGGTTAGGAGATTGGTATCGCCGGTCATAGCAAACATTGAATCGGATAATTACGCGGAGTATTTTAGAACAGAGCTTTTGTACCAAACGGGATTATCCCAAGATCCTAATAATCCACTCCTTCTCACCAATTACGCCCAATTTCTTTGCCTCGTTGCCCATGATTACGATAGGTACAAATTCTAATTTCCCTTTTATTTCGCTTCTATCTATCTGGAAAAATACCCTTTCGGTttcaaactaaacaaaatatatataggtaGGTTAGGTTGGATTTACAAAGTAAGAAATTTAGATATAACTAACTAATATTCTTTCTAGTTTAGAACTGCATTTGTATAAACAATTAGTTTGAATCGAAGATGGGCCtgaatttaaacaaaatccaaaCTGTTCATACTATGGGTGACGGTGGTAGTAATAGTATTTCATTTATGtgtctaataataatataaatgaaatgaacAGAGCGGAGGAATACTTCAAGAAGGCAGTGGCAGTGAAACCGCCGGATGCAGATGCGTTCCACAAATACGCAACTTTCTTATGGAGAGTCAGAAAGGATTTGTGGGCAGCCGAAGAGTTATTTCTGGAATCCGTTTCAGCCGAGTCCGGTAACCCATTTTATGCTGCAAAATACGCCAGTTTTCTCTGGACCAATGGTGCTGAAGAAAcgtgtttagaaaatttgtaatttccCTAAACcccttaaagaaaaaaaaaacaaaatacaaataaacgAAAAGATCATAAAATCCCAAGTTTCGCAATTGGAATGGCAATGGCGGCTTGATCAGTGACAGGATTTTTGTTTGGGGAATATTCATCCATCCTAATTCCAATGCCCTCTCTCTCTTGGAACTGTAACTGTAagcttcctcttcctcttcctcttcctcttcctcttcctcctctccttatttactttttttttctttttccctctcCATTTCTCTGATATGGGAAATTgtaattatctttttctttttacaaaattgttgATTTCTAGatagaaggaaaaacaaaaaagaaaaataatatgagattattcaatatataaatttacgtcgttcttttattttcctcatTTGGTgagtttgaatgaaaaatacatatatatcagTTTCAGTTGAAAATAGATAGCTAAGCTATGTATGTGAGtgaaataattgaaagttttgtCGTATTTATGTACGACTATCCTTTGCTTATTGAGGAAATATCTATGATTAacctttattaataatagtagagtagttagttattgtttattatttgatatcatGTGTTTGACTAATTTAAATCCTTAATTTTGCCATATCAAGTAATAATCCTAATCAGTCTGAGAAATTATAGGGAACGTCATCTTTTTGTAACCATCTTGAAATTGGACAATTTATGatttgatgaaattaaatgttaaagtgtaaaatttgaacttcCATAAGCTCAATGGTCTTTCAAAGCGGCGCTAAGCCCAAAATAACATGACTTTGTTGGGCCTGAATAGCCCGGCCTATATTAGAATTAAAAGATGGGCTTTCCAAATGGAACTTTCCCAACCCCTAATTTAGTGGCGTAAACTTtggaacaaaaagaaattcccTGCATTTTGCTCTACATCTTTCatggtttcttcttcttgactAACACATATCAGGTGAAGAATgatttaaattctatatttgttgaaatttgtcTGTAAAGTTGCAATTTTGGATGATATTGTTGTCACGTGATAGAGCCATAATTGAACCCACTTCATTgaattttataagttttgtaTTGAGATTCCATATTTCCAGCGAGAACCTCTCAATTATTAGCTCACTACTACAACTCAACTATAGAGAAGGCCGACAACTTGTACGATCAACGGAACTCTTCGTGGGGGACCTTATctcaatattaaatatatggaAATTATGTGATTACACAAGTTTTAAACCGAGTAGGGGCTTGACCCTCAACAATTTGATGGTTGTTATTTTatgtgaatttttgttttggtctTGTAGGGTTATTAAGTCCTTGCTagtattttttagttattgtgatattaatttttcattgagATCAAGTACTCCGGAGTTATTCTTCTAATCATGGTGAGAAGTGGAGCTAATAATTGCTTTAAAAACAACGTTAATTATTGGCTACCACAAGatcttgtgttttttttttttcttgtttgttatTTCCACTTATGAGTCttagttaataattttctcCAACCAAGCTTCTGTCAACGAAAATTTATGACTGAGTTTAGTTGACAAAGCACTTTGCTGAGTAAgacttgtttttttcaatGCTTTTTCCATGGGGAAATAAGAATGTTATTTCTCGATAGCATTGATTATGGGAGATCCAACCAACCTCTAGTACCATCACAAATCACAAGACAGCCAATTAAAATGATAGTAAACATCTTTGTTAAAACTAAGCATTTAATATCTTATTATTGATCATACTTCCATTATTTGAAGTAATTACTTTACCTGGTTACTCTCATACCATTGACTACCAACTCAGTATTTGAGTTTGACCCACAGTCAAACAGTAGGGAAACTAgagtaataacaataaattaataattacatACACTTCCATTaaacccaaaaaaacaaaaagtaccTATTTTAACATTCACCACTACAGATCACAtcaaaaccaagaaaaaaagaaaaaagaaaaaaactaatagaTCAACCAATCAAACGTCAACCGTAGGATGAAGTGTTCAGATTTCGTATACAATGGCGAAGCAGGGGAGCACAGCCCTTGGATTAAAAACCAAAAGCTCTTCTTCATCCAACGTGGTCTGGGCCCCGCTCCCAGTCCTTCCGACTACGGAATCAAACCCTCCGCCCTCTTTTTCCGGCTCATCGGCGTCGGACCCAACCCGACCCGCTACGACCCGACAAACCAAAATCGCCCGCTTCACGTTGAGAAACTTGAATTCCTCTTCGATGTCCTCTGGGATCGCCACGTGTGCCCTCCAGCTATTCGCCACCGTCGAAATTCCGTCCAACTTGTGTGAAAATCCTGATTTAATTATCCCACAAATACTACAAAATTGCTGCCCGCAAATACTCGAATTACCGTTTTGCCCCAAATCGCATAAAAACGTCGAACAGTGAAACCTTAAAAGCTCGTTTCCGTCGGCAATGCACCGCTCATCCCGCCGCTTAACGCCGCCGTTTCTGGCCGCTTTCGCCTTCACCGATTCTCTGTACTCTTCAAATCTGGAGAGAATCTTCTGACTGTTATGGATTTTCAAGATTCGAAGGATTTTAGGACTTTTTTCTCTACTCGTCCATCCGGTTTCGAAAATAATCCGAACGATATTCT
This DNA window, taken from Cucumis sativus cultivar 9930 chromosome 6, Cucumber_9930_V3, whole genome shotgun sequence, encodes the following:
- the LOC101211174 gene encoding uncharacterized protein LOC101211174, whose amino-acid sequence is MGVKVATTCLQWSQPIVHHSSCYSQTLASIVPYPSSTTRRNRRNGGGRCVYSLSRPGLFGIQLTKFQRSRSCCDYKPRIRTIRTACSAHMEDGFSDEEFSKQIQELALRFQVSSDVNSSHFNAVSSDSVSDSSVDHEFNTAECSLQNQIQITPPQLVSTESPWPEIYHEPSEWTQESEIIPDDIERKANSVDLPLSLRILKRKMQWHDGIREARESAYCSVKKAFSSMVFMIRELHSYSLKLREILFYEDLQGILNRVEKEMHASFVWLFQQVFSHTPTLMVYVMILLANFTVYSMGNNLAIASSSSPSPSITQTAEESFQIQNQKPQKFHSSTIKTFSVSGKTNSIGGGNGGGGGKVRPIASGTDGDGFNRSVNYPTVMPDGTSQLSSIGASAEEETSITGGIIREEEVSLWNSILKEASEMRSAMRNEAIDEETVRRLVSPVIANIESDNYAEYFRTELLYQTGLSQDPNNPLLLTNYAQFLCLVAHDYDRAEEYFKKAVAVKPPDADAFHKYATFLWRVRKDLWAAEELFLESVSAESGNPFYAAKYASFLWTNGAEETCLENL
- the LOC101205506 gene encoding uncharacterized protein LOC101205506; amino-acid sequence: MAPIIPPSLPNKFLPLFLLLLHLGCFLLTTASPRPRPRPRPRPTPSCFKPRKSLSSSFSFLKRIFSSKTSTIAIDTARPPSTPARSSQHSILTLVQPEIPPPSPTIQTHPQDSDITAAETDQFFPLRNDIFPCTACGEIFPKSQLLEQHQSIKHAVSELADSDSGKNIVRIIFETGWTSREKSPKILRILKIHNSQKILSRFEEYRESVKAKAARNGGVKRRDERCIADGNELLRFHCSTFLCDLGQNGNSSICGQQFCSICGIIKSGFSHKLDGISTVANSWRAHVAIPEDIEEEFKFLNVKRAILVCRVVAGRVGSDADEPEKEGGGFDSVVGRTGSGAQTTLDEEELLVFNPRAVLPCFAIVYEI